The following are from one region of the Flavimobilis soli genome:
- the mraZ gene encoding division/cell wall cluster transcriptional repressor MraZ yields MGAESFTGAPSLLLGTYNPRLDDKGRLILPAKFRSQLASGLVMTRGQEHCLYLLPMDEFRRMYEQIRLAPITSKQSRDYLRVFLSGASDEIPDKQGRISIPAPLREYAKLDRDVAVIGMGTRVEIWDAAAWDEYLASQESGYADTAEEVLPPFPF; encoded by the coding sequence ATGGGCGCTGAGTCGTTCACGGGCGCGCCGAGCCTCCTGCTGGGCACCTACAACCCGCGTCTCGACGACAAGGGGCGGCTCATCCTCCCGGCCAAGTTCCGGTCGCAGCTCGCCTCCGGCCTCGTGATGACCCGCGGCCAGGAGCACTGCCTCTACCTCCTCCCGATGGACGAGTTCCGCCGGATGTACGAGCAGATCCGCCTCGCCCCGATCACGAGCAAGCAGTCCCGCGACTACCTCCGTGTCTTCCTCTCGGGCGCGAGCGACGAGATCCCCGACAAGCAGGGCCGCATCTCCATCCCCGCGCCCCTGCGCGAGTACGCGAAGCTCGACCGCGACGTGGCCGTCATCGGGATGGGAACCCGCGTCGAGATCTGGGACGCCGCCGCCTGGGACGAGTACCTGGCGAGCCAGGAGTCCGGTTATGCCGACACGGCCGAGGAGGTGCTGCCTCCCTTCCCGTTCTAG
- the mraY gene encoding phospho-N-acetylmuramoyl-pentapeptide-transferase: MIAILVAGGTALVLSLLLTPLFIRYLVHKQYGQFIRQDGPTAHFTKRGTPTMGGVVIIGSVLVGVAASAIVAGRLPSVSTFLALFLMTGLGLVGFLDDFIKISRQRSLGLSARGKIIGQGFVGIAFSVLALNFPDASFRTPASTKISFVRDTGIDLAFAGATIGLILFVLWANFLITAWSNAVNLTDGLDGLATGVSLMVFGAYTFVGIWQWNQRCAVITSAGPSCYEVRDPWDLAVVAAAITGALFGFLWWNASPAKIFMGDTGSLALGGALAALSILTRTEILAAIIGGLFVVIVMSDVIQIGGFKLTGKRVFKMAPLHHHFELSGWGEVTIVIRFWIIAGLFAALGIGLFYTEWVAGW; encoded by the coding sequence ATGATCGCCATCCTCGTCGCGGGCGGCACGGCGCTCGTGCTGTCGCTGCTGCTGACGCCGCTGTTCATCCGGTACCTCGTGCACAAGCAGTACGGGCAGTTCATCCGCCAGGACGGGCCGACAGCGCACTTCACCAAGCGCGGCACGCCCACGATGGGCGGCGTCGTCATCATCGGCTCGGTACTCGTCGGGGTCGCGGCGTCCGCGATCGTCGCGGGGAGATTGCCGAGCGTCTCGACGTTCCTCGCGCTGTTCCTCATGACGGGCCTCGGCCTCGTCGGGTTCCTCGACGACTTCATCAAGATCTCCCGCCAGCGCAGCCTCGGTCTGTCCGCGCGCGGCAAGATCATCGGCCAGGGTTTCGTGGGTATCGCGTTCTCGGTGCTCGCGCTGAACTTCCCGGACGCGAGCTTCCGCACGCCGGCGTCGACCAAGATCTCGTTCGTCCGGGACACGGGCATCGACCTTGCGTTCGCGGGCGCGACGATCGGCCTGATCCTCTTCGTCCTGTGGGCGAACTTCCTCATCACGGCCTGGTCCAACGCGGTGAACCTCACGGACGGCCTCGACGGTCTCGCGACCGGCGTGTCGCTCATGGTGTTCGGCGCCTACACGTTCGTCGGCATCTGGCAGTGGAACCAGCGCTGCGCCGTCATCACGTCCGCGGGACCGAGCTGCTACGAGGTGCGCGACCCGTGGGACCTCGCGGTCGTCGCGGCCGCGATCACCGGCGCGCTCTTCGGGTTCCTGTGGTGGAACGCGTCGCCCGCGAAGATCTTCATGGGGGACACGGGCTCCCTCGCGCTCGGCGGTGCGCTCGCCGCGCTGTCGATCCTCACGCGCACCGAGATCCTCGCGGCCATCATCGGTGGTCTGTTCGTCGTGATCGTCATGTCGGACGTCATCCAGATCGGCGGCTTCAAGCTCACGGGCAAGCGCGTGTTCAAGATGGCGCCGCTCCACCACCACTTCGAGCTCTCGGGCTGGGGCGAGGTCACGATCGTGATCCGCTTCTGGATCATCGCGGGCCTCTTCGCCGCGCTCGGCATCGGCCTGTTCTACACCGAGTGGGTCGCCGGATGGTGA
- a CDS encoding UDP-N-acetylmuramoyl-tripeptide--D-alanyl-D-alanine ligase, translating into MIALRADEIARLTGGRLVGDGGVVVTGPVVVDSRLVEPGGLFVAFAGEHVDGHDFVGKATEAGASVVLAGRDVDAPAVVVVDDVQLALGQLAREVLARVRSRGELKVVAVTGSVGKTTTKDLIGQVVSPEGETVVPRGSFNNEIGLPLTVLQVTETTRYLVLEMGADHEGNIMYLTSIAPPDVAVVLAVGTAHLGEFGGVEAIARAKSELVTGAAEGGVAVLNADDHRVVAMASLAAGDVVTFGTVSGAQVAADDVRIDRAGRVSFVLHARGASAPVSLRLVGEHHLSNALACAAVGLQLGLDVATVAERLSAATALSPHRMHVVDRPDGVTVIDDSYNANPDSMRAALKALAVVAGRERRSVAVLGEMLELGEESRERHDEVGRLAVRLNINLTIVVGPGAWAIFDGAQMEGSWGDEVVQVDDLEAAEKLLADYLREGDVVLVKASNGTGLWRLADSLVAAGAAA; encoded by the coding sequence ATGATCGCTCTCAGGGCCGACGAGATCGCCCGCCTCACCGGCGGCAGGCTCGTCGGCGACGGCGGCGTAGTCGTCACGGGACCGGTCGTGGTGGACTCCAGGCTCGTCGAGCCGGGAGGGCTCTTCGTCGCGTTCGCGGGCGAGCACGTCGACGGTCACGACTTCGTGGGCAAGGCGACGGAGGCGGGCGCGTCCGTCGTCCTCGCGGGTCGCGACGTCGACGCCCCGGCGGTCGTCGTGGTCGACGACGTGCAGCTGGCGCTCGGGCAGCTCGCCCGGGAGGTACTCGCGCGTGTGCGCTCGCGCGGCGAGCTCAAGGTCGTCGCCGTGACCGGCTCGGTCGGCAAGACGACGACGAAGGACCTCATCGGCCAGGTCGTCTCCCCGGAGGGGGAGACGGTCGTGCCGCGCGGCTCGTTCAACAACGAGATCGGGCTGCCGCTCACCGTCCTGCAGGTCACGGAGACGACGCGCTACCTCGTCCTCGAGATGGGTGCGGACCACGAGGGCAACATCATGTACCTCACGAGCATCGCCCCGCCCGACGTCGCTGTCGTCCTCGCGGTTGGCACCGCGCACCTCGGCGAGTTCGGAGGTGTCGAGGCGATCGCCCGCGCCAAGAGCGAGCTCGTCACTGGCGCGGCCGAGGGCGGCGTCGCCGTCCTCAACGCCGACGACCACCGCGTCGTCGCGATGGCGTCGCTCGCCGCAGGTGACGTCGTGACGTTCGGGACCGTCTCGGGAGCGCAGGTCGCCGCCGACGACGTCCGGATCGACCGCGCGGGCCGCGTGTCCTTCGTGCTGCACGCGCGCGGTGCCAGCGCCCCCGTGAGCCTGAGGCTCGTCGGCGAGCACCACCTGTCGAACGCGCTCGCGTGCGCGGCGGTGGGCCTCCAGCTCGGGCTCGACGTCGCGACCGTCGCCGAGCGCCTGAGCGCCGCGACCGCGCTCAGCCCGCACCGCATGCACGTCGTCGACCGCCCCGACGGCGTCACGGTCATCGACGACTCCTACAACGCGAACCCCGACTCGATGCGTGCGGCGCTCAAGGCGCTCGCCGTCGTCGCGGGGCGCGAGCGGCGGTCGGTCGCCGTGCTCGGTGAGATGCTCGAGCTCGGCGAGGAGAGCCGGGAGCGGCACGACGAGGTCGGCCGGCTCGCGGTCCGCCTGAACATCAACCTGACGATCGTCGTCGGGCCCGGCGCGTGGGCGATCTTCGACGGCGCCCAGATGGAGGGGTCGTGGGGCGACGAGGTCGTCCAGGTCGACGACCTCGAGGCCGCCGAGAAGCTGCTCGCGGACTATCTCCGCGAGGGTGACGTCGTCCTCGTCAAGGCGTCGAACGGCACGGGGCTGTGGCGCCTCGCCGACAGCCTCGTGGCCGCGGGGGCCGCCGCATGA
- the rsmH gene encoding 16S rRNA (cytosine(1402)-N(4))-methyltransferase RsmH produces the protein MANDPRPTEDRHVPVLLQRCVDLLAPALAAPGAVLVDCTLGMGGHTEAVLEQLPAARVVGIDRDTQALELASRRLERFGDRFTPVHAVYDEIADVVADQGLSKVQGVLMDLGVSSLQLDEADRGFAYAQDAPLDMRMDATTGLTAADVLNTYGEKDLTRILREYGEERFASKIARSIVRRREERPWTRSAELVDLVRACIPAATRKTGGNPAKRTFQALRIEVNGELEVLSRAVPAAVEVLAVDGRIVVESYHSLEDRIVKRTLARGATSSAPPGLPVEPETHKPYLELLTRGAEEARGAELESNPRSASVRLRAARRTRPTPDHLLDRTAVHP, from the coding sequence ATGGCGAACGACCCGCGTCCGACCGAGGACCGCCACGTCCCCGTGCTCCTCCAGCGCTGCGTCGACCTCCTCGCCCCCGCGCTCGCGGCTCCCGGCGCCGTCCTCGTCGACTGCACCCTCGGCATGGGCGGCCACACCGAGGCCGTCCTCGAGCAGCTCCCCGCGGCGCGGGTCGTCGGGATCGACCGTGACACCCAGGCGCTCGAGCTCGCGTCCAGGCGGCTCGAGCGGTTCGGCGACCGGTTCACCCCTGTGCACGCGGTCTACGACGAGATCGCCGACGTCGTCGCGGACCAGGGCCTGAGCAAGGTCCAGGGCGTCCTCATGGACCTCGGCGTCTCGTCCCTCCAGCTCGACGAGGCCGACCGCGGCTTCGCGTACGCGCAGGACGCGCCGCTCGACATGCGCATGGATGCCACCACCGGTCTCACGGCGGCCGACGTCCTCAACACGTACGGCGAGAAGGACCTCACGCGCATCCTGCGGGAGTACGGCGAGGAGCGGTTCGCGAGCAAGATCGCCCGTTCGATCGTCCGACGCCGCGAGGAACGCCCGTGGACGCGCAGCGCCGAGCTCGTCGACCTCGTGCGTGCTTGCATCCCCGCCGCGACCCGCAAGACCGGGGGCAACCCGGCCAAGCGCACCTTCCAGGCGCTGCGGATCGAGGTCAACGGCGAGCTCGAGGTGCTCTCCCGCGCGGTCCCCGCTGCGGTCGAGGTGCTCGCGGTCGACGGGCGGATCGTCGTCGAGTCGTACCACTCGCTCGAGGACCGCATCGTCAAGCGGACCTTGGCCCGCGGGGCGACGTCGAGCGCCCCGCCCGGGCTACCGGTCGAGCCCGAGACGCACAAGCCCTACCTCGAGCTGCTCACCCGCGGCGCGGAGGAGGCCCGCGGCGCGGAGCTCGAGAGCAACCCGCGATCAGCCTCCGTCCGGCTGCGCGCCGCGCGCCGGACCCGACCGACCCCTGACCACCTTCTCGACCGTACGGCGGTGCACCCATGA
- the murD gene encoding UDP-N-acetylmuramoyl-L-alanine--D-glutamate ligase, whose product MVTSGHPGTSDDLDLAGARVLVAGLGVTGRAVAAALDGRAAAVTTLDAKAPDADLQDSADVDLATVDLIVASPGWAPSHPLLAAAAEAGVPVWSEIELAWRLRVDRASGGGPAPWLAVTGTNGKTTTVGMLTSMLAAAGREVAEVGNVGRPVVEAAVDPAVDVLAVELSSFQLHFTHTMSVEAGAVLNIATDHVDWHGSAEAYAADKGRIFERAQVACVYNVADPATRRLVERADVEEGARAVGFTLGSPGRAEIGLVEDIVVDRAFHTRADDPSRHDSAEELLTLADLEHLAGPDGRVAPHVVANVLAAAALARAHGLAADDVRRGARAFRPGQHRIETVATATVPGGTVAYVDDSKATNAHAASASLAAFAPGTVVWVAGGLAKGATFDDLVIERRDRLRAAVLIGADASLLTEAIDRHAPDLPVVRVDPGETGTVMARAVAAAASLAQAGDTVLLAPACASMDQFRSYAERGEKFAAAARQHSRDGE is encoded by the coding sequence ATGGTGACGTCGGGTCACCCTGGCACCTCGGACGACCTCGACCTCGCTGGCGCGCGCGTCCTCGTCGCAGGGCTCGGCGTCACGGGCCGCGCGGTCGCCGCAGCGCTCGACGGGCGCGCGGCCGCGGTCACGACGCTCGACGCGAAGGCGCCCGACGCCGACCTCCAGGACAGCGCGGACGTCGACCTCGCGACGGTCGACCTGATCGTCGCGTCGCCCGGCTGGGCGCCGTCGCACCCGCTGCTCGCGGCGGCTGCCGAGGCGGGCGTGCCGGTGTGGAGCGAGATCGAGCTCGCGTGGCGGCTGCGCGTCGACCGGGCCTCGGGCGGTGGCCCCGCGCCGTGGCTCGCGGTCACGGGCACGAACGGGAAGACCACGACGGTCGGAATGCTCACGTCGATGCTCGCTGCGGCGGGCCGCGAGGTCGCCGAGGTCGGGAACGTCGGTCGCCCGGTCGTCGAGGCGGCCGTCGACCCTGCGGTCGACGTCCTCGCCGTCGAGCTCTCGAGCTTCCAGCTGCACTTCACGCACACGATGTCCGTCGAGGCGGGCGCGGTCCTCAACATCGCGACCGACCACGTCGACTGGCACGGCTCCGCCGAGGCGTACGCAGCCGACAAGGGCCGCATCTTCGAGCGGGCCCAGGTCGCGTGCGTCTACAACGTCGCCGACCCGGCGACGCGTCGCCTCGTCGAGCGGGCCGACGTTGAGGAGGGGGCCCGCGCCGTGGGCTTCACGCTCGGCTCGCCCGGACGCGCCGAGATCGGGCTCGTCGAGGACATCGTCGTCGACAGGGCCTTCCACACCCGGGCCGACGACCCGTCCCGTCACGACAGCGCCGAGGAGCTGCTCACCCTCGCGGACCTCGAGCACCTCGCCGGCCCGGACGGCCGCGTCGCGCCGCACGTCGTCGCGAACGTGCTCGCGGCGGCCGCGCTCGCCCGCGCGCACGGCCTCGCGGCGGACGACGTGCGCCGTGGAGCCCGGGCCTTCCGTCCCGGTCAGCACCGCATCGAGACGGTCGCGACCGCGACCGTCCCCGGCGGCACCGTCGCCTACGTCGACGACTCGAAGGCGACGAACGCGCACGCGGCTTCTGCGTCGCTCGCCGCCTTCGCGCCCGGCACGGTCGTGTGGGTCGCGGGAGGTCTCGCCAAGGGCGCGACGTTCGACGACCTCGTGATCGAGCGTCGTGACAGGCTGCGCGCCGCCGTCCTCATCGGTGCCGACGCGAGCCTGCTCACGGAAGCCATCGACCGACACGCGCCCGATCTCCCGGTCGTGCGTGTCGATCCTGGCGAGACTGGGACCGTGATGGCGCGCGCCGTCGCTGCGGCCGCCAGCCTCGCGCAGGCGGGTGACACGGTTCTCCTGGCGCCGGCCTGCGCCTCGATGGACCAGTTCCGCTCGTACGCGGAGCGTGGCGAGAAGTTCGCCGCGGCCGCGCGCCAGCACAGCCGCGACGGTGAGTGA
- a CDS encoding FtsW/RodA/SpoVE family cell cycle protein gives MATDRARASTESEGTSRPERARRRPLLGFLDSPVASYYLLVGLTTLLVLIGLGMVLSASSVKSLQRGDSPYEIFLGQAQYAFLGTIALVAASLMRPSFYKRVSWPFLAAAIGMQLLIFTPLARSKGGNTGWIYLGGFTVQPAEIAKLALAIWLGTVLARKARLLHQWGHVFMPAVPVVGIVVGLVLAGHDLGTAIILLMVVAGALWIAGVPGRMFMAGGLAMGVAVWALVAFQGNSNRLGRIDSWLNASCDPSVATCYQFIHGKWALASGGLSGVGLGAGSEKWLYLPEAHNDFIFAVIGEELGLQGTVLMLVLFGALGYAMSRVVVRHPDPAVKVTTGAICCWIVGQALVNIGVVIGALPVIGVPLPLVSAGGSALIMTMAALGVVISFARDEPGAREALAARSGTVRRSLAVVGGSVRRRRKDA, from the coding sequence ATGGCGACGGACCGCGCTCGCGCCTCGACCGAATCCGAGGGCACGTCCCGACCGGAGCGTGCCCGGCGCCGACCCCTGCTCGGGTTCCTCGACAGCCCTGTCGCGAGCTACTACCTCCTCGTGGGGCTGACGACCCTGCTCGTCCTGATCGGCCTCGGGATGGTGCTGTCCGCGTCGTCGGTCAAGTCCCTCCAGCGCGGCGACTCGCCCTACGAGATCTTCCTCGGGCAGGCGCAGTACGCGTTCCTCGGCACGATCGCCCTCGTCGCCGCGAGCCTGATGCGGCCGTCGTTCTACAAGCGCGTCTCGTGGCCCTTCCTCGCCGCCGCGATCGGCATGCAGCTGCTGATCTTCACGCCGCTCGCCCGCTCGAAGGGCGGCAACACGGGCTGGATCTACCTCGGCGGATTCACCGTCCAGCCCGCAGAGATCGCGAAGCTCGCTCTCGCGATCTGGCTCGGCACGGTGCTCGCGCGCAAGGCGCGGCTCCTGCACCAGTGGGGGCACGTCTTCATGCCCGCGGTGCCCGTCGTCGGTATCGTCGTCGGTCTCGTGCTCGCGGGCCACGACCTCGGCACCGCGATCATCCTGCTCATGGTCGTCGCGGGTGCCCTGTGGATCGCGGGCGTCCCGGGGCGGATGTTCATGGCGGGCGGCCTCGCGATGGGCGTGGCCGTGTGGGCGCTCGTCGCGTTCCAGGGCAACAGCAACCGCCTCGGACGCATCGACTCCTGGCTCAACGCGTCGTGCGACCCGAGCGTCGCGACGTGCTACCAGTTCATCCACGGCAAGTGGGCGCTCGCCTCGGGCGGGCTCTCAGGCGTCGGGCTCGGCGCAGGCAGCGAGAAGTGGCTGTACCTGCCGGAGGCGCACAACGACTTCATCTTCGCCGTGATCGGTGAGGAGCTCGGCCTCCAGGGCACGGTGCTCATGCTCGTGCTGTTCGGGGCGCTCGGCTACGCGATGTCGCGCGTCGTCGTGCGGCACCCGGACCCGGCCGTCAAGGTCACGACGGGCGCGATCTGCTGCTGGATCGTCGGGCAGGCGCTCGTCAACATCGGCGTCGTGATCGGTGCGCTGCCGGTCATCGGCGTCCCTCTCCCGCTCGTGTCGGCGGGCGGCTCCGCGCTCATCATGACGATGGCCGCACTCGGGGTCGTGATCAGCTTTGCCCGGGACGAGCCAGGGGCGCGCGAGGCGCTCGCTGCTCGGTCCGGGACCGTCCGGCGGTCGCTCGCGGTCGTCGGCGGGTCGGTTCGTCGTCGTCGGAAGGACGCGTGA
- a CDS encoding UDP-N-acetylmuramoyl-L-alanyl-D-glutamate--2,6-diaminopimelate ligase, which produces MSSSRILPPARRQVQVADLAAHPGVRLEGDPTVTVSSVVLDNRRAEAGDLFAAVPGARVHGASFAADAVSRGATAVLTDAAGARAVRDAGCDVPVLVAEDVRATLGAVAAAVHGEPAAAMRTFGVTGTNGKTTTTFLLDHALRALGRRTGLVGTVESRFGDTVVPSTLTTPEAPELQGWLAAMVADDVDTLSMEVSSHSIAMHRVDGIVFDVVGFTNLSQDHLDFHGTLEDYFAVKAELFGPERARRGVVVVDDEWGARLAREARVPVTTVATTTVDADADWTVQDVETEPGGSRFTLVHRDGRRVATRVALPGGFNVANAALACVMLLESGVDADTLVAALGPEGFDARVPGRMEVLSDAPRVVVDFAHNADALELALSSLRMTTPGRLVVVFGATGDRDRGKRPHMGAVAARFADVVVVTDDDPHSEPPGPIRAEVIAGARAVTGREGPGPEILEIAPRAEAIRQAVLSAAATDTVLLAGRGHETVQEVDGVDLPLDDRVEARAALAARSTGRERTAPTPHDEGDTHA; this is translated from the coding sequence GTGAGCTCTTCGCGCATCCTTCCGCCTGCCCGTCGACAGGTCCAGGTCGCCGACCTCGCCGCGCACCCGGGCGTCAGGCTCGAGGGTGACCCGACGGTGACGGTCTCGTCCGTCGTCCTCGACAACCGTCGGGCCGAGGCGGGTGACCTGTTCGCCGCCGTCCCGGGGGCGCGCGTGCACGGCGCATCGTTCGCCGCCGACGCCGTGAGTCGGGGCGCGACGGCGGTCCTCACCGACGCGGCAGGCGCCCGGGCGGTCCGGGACGCCGGGTGCGACGTCCCCGTCCTCGTCGCCGAGGACGTCCGCGCGACGCTCGGCGCGGTCGCCGCGGCCGTGCACGGCGAACCCGCCGCGGCGATGCGCACCTTCGGCGTCACGGGCACGAACGGCAAGACGACGACGACGTTCCTGCTCGACCACGCCCTGCGCGCTCTCGGCCGCCGCACGGGTCTCGTCGGCACGGTCGAGTCGCGGTTCGGCGACACCGTCGTGCCCAGCACCCTCACGACCCCGGAGGCACCCGAGCTGCAGGGCTGGCTCGCGGCGATGGTCGCGGACGACGTCGACACGCTCTCGATGGAGGTGTCGTCCCACTCGATCGCGATGCATCGCGTCGACGGCATCGTGTTCGACGTCGTCGGCTTCACCAACCTCAGCCAGGACCACCTCGACTTCCACGGCACGCTCGAGGACTACTTCGCCGTGAAGGCCGAGCTGTTCGGGCCCGAGCGCGCCCGGCGCGGGGTCGTCGTCGTCGACGACGAGTGGGGTGCGCGCCTGGCGCGCGAGGCCCGCGTGCCCGTCACGACGGTCGCGACGACCACCGTCGACGCCGACGCCGACTGGACGGTCCAGGACGTCGAGACCGAGCCGGGCGGTTCGCGCTTCACGCTCGTGCACCGCGACGGCCGCCGCGTCGCGACGCGCGTCGCGCTGCCGGGCGGGTTCAACGTCGCCAACGCCGCGCTCGCGTGCGTCATGCTGCTCGAGTCCGGCGTCGACGCGGACACGCTCGTCGCCGCGCTCGGGCCCGAGGGCTTCGACGCCCGCGTCCCCGGCCGCATGGAGGTGCTCTCGGACGCGCCGCGCGTCGTCGTCGACTTCGCGCACAACGCCGACGCGCTCGAGCTCGCGCTGAGCTCGCTGCGCATGACGACGCCCGGGCGCCTCGTCGTCGTCTTCGGCGCGACGGGGGACCGAGACCGCGGCAAGCGCCCCCACATGGGGGCGGTCGCCGCGCGGTTCGCGGACGTGGTCGTCGTCACGGACGACGACCCGCACAGCGAGCCGCCGGGCCCGATCCGCGCCGAGGTGATCGCGGGTGCCCGGGCCGTCACCGGACGTGAGGGTCCCGGACCTGAGATACTCGAGATCGCGCCCCGCGCGGAAGCGATCCGGCAGGCGGTCCTCTCGGCTGCCGCCACGGACACGGTCCTGCTCGCGGGGCGCGGGCACGAGACGGTCCAGGAGGTCGACGGGGTCGACCTGCCGTTGGATGATCGGGTGGAGGCGCGGGCCGCGCTGGCCGCCCGGAGCACGGGGCGCGAGCGCACGGCGCCCACGCCGCACGACGAAGGAGATACGCACGCATGA
- a CDS encoding peptidoglycan D,D-transpeptidase FtsI family protein, producing MDEQRSRTAQPRRVPPRAGEQPRRTSAGRQAGAGFGDASPRSGQPPGRGQGTPRKQGASRSQAPHRQASSARAQRPAGVAPRDGVTPPRPAQGRPGAAAGAGATTAPRARSAVPPRSRGAVPTRGGAESSRARGAAPARPGQRPGVARPSASRRPTPPAPRKPLVPRARVGDPRRRQRWFMAGVLAVLVGFTGRLVSIQIIQGPELAAAALEQRLVSGTIPAGRGDILDADGNVLATSGERYHIKADLTLVPTWKHVVDREIVGTGIEAAAEVLAPILGVKPTELAADLVGTSRGKYIAKNVLPDTWQAVKAFNITGIAAERTSVREYPNGTTAGNIIGFVNAEGVGSAGVEQTFDEALRGTPGSYEVETGLRGHQIPTGEQERTEAQPGQDVRLTLSGDLQWKAQDAIQAAKRKTGATYGFAIVSDVKTGAVLALGETDTVNPGDLSSSDPSTWGSRAVSNVFEPGSTAKVITMAAALETGVVTPTSKFEVPDAYVTSNNQTIRDSHEHPVQKMTVAGIFAESSNTGTVQIGEKIPKQVRYDYLSKFGFGKRTGVGLPGESPGILHPVEKWDGRTQWNVLFGQGVSVNAIQANEVFATIANGGLRAQPHIVKEYVAPDGTVTPYEVDEPVRVVSEKTADTVLAMMESVVSDGTGSLAAIPGYRVAGKTGTAQAANPHTGKLDHFVASFNGVAPADDPRVAVSVVLYYPELQYGGVVAAPVFSDVTAFALQHLGVEPNDSKPKTFPLEW from the coding sequence ATGGACGAGCAGAGGTCGCGCACGGCTCAGCCGCGCCGCGTGCCTCCGCGCGCCGGCGAGCAGCCGCGCCGCACGTCGGCAGGCCGCCAGGCGGGCGCGGGGTTCGGCGACGCGAGCCCGCGCAGCGGTCAGCCCCCAGGCCGTGGCCAAGGCACACCGCGCAAGCAGGGCGCCTCGCGCAGCCAGGCACCGCACCGTCAGGCCTCGAGTGCTCGCGCGCAGCGCCCGGCAGGCGTCGCACCGCGCGACGGCGTCACGCCGCCTCGTCCCGCCCAGGGCCGCCCGGGCGCGGCGGCTGGCGCCGGTGCCACGACGGCCCCGCGTGCCCGCAGCGCCGTGCCCCCGCGCTCACGGGGCGCCGTGCCGACGCGCGGCGGCGCAGAGAGCTCCCGCGCCCGCGGTGCCGCGCCCGCACGTCCGGGCCAGCGTCCCGGGGTCGCGCGCCCGTCCGCGAGCCGTCGGCCGACGCCGCCCGCACCGCGCAAGCCGCTCGTGCCGCGCGCGCGTGTCGGTGACCCCCGTCGACGTCAGCGCTGGTTCATGGCGGGCGTGCTCGCGGTGCTCGTCGGTTTCACGGGCCGTCTCGTGTCGATCCAGATCATCCAGGGCCCTGAGCTCGCCGCCGCGGCACTCGAGCAGCGGCTCGTGAGCGGCACGATCCCGGCGGGTCGTGGCGACATCCTCGACGCGGACGGCAACGTGCTCGCGACGTCGGGGGAGCGGTACCACATCAAGGCCGACCTGACGCTCGTCCCGACGTGGAAGCACGTCGTCGACCGGGAGATCGTCGGCACCGGCATCGAGGCTGCCGCCGAGGTCCTCGCGCCGATCCTCGGTGTGAAGCCGACCGAGCTCGCCGCCGACCTCGTCGGCACGAGCCGCGGTAAGTACATCGCCAAGAACGTCCTGCCGGACACGTGGCAGGCGGTCAAGGCCTTCAACATCACGGGAATCGCGGCCGAGCGCACGAGCGTGCGCGAGTACCCGAACGGCACGACGGCGGGCAACATCATCGGCTTCGTCAACGCCGAGGGAGTGGGCTCGGCCGGCGTCGAGCAGACCTTCGACGAGGCGCTGCGCGGGACGCCCGGCTCGTACGAGGTCGAGACGGGCCTGCGCGGCCACCAGATCCCGACCGGTGAGCAGGAGCGCACCGAGGCCCAGCCCGGTCAGGACGTCCGCCTCACCCTGAGCGGCGACCTGCAGTGGAAGGCGCAGGACGCGATCCAGGCCGCCAAGCGCAAGACGGGCGCGACGTACGGCTTCGCGATCGTGTCGGACGTCAAGACCGGCGCGGTCCTCGCGCTCGGCGAGACGGACACGGTGAACCCGGGCGACCTGAGCTCGTCCGACCCGTCGACGTGGGGCTCGCGCGCCGTGTCGAACGTCTTCGAGCCGGGCTCGACCGCCAAGGTCATCACGATGGCGGCAGCGCTCGAGACGGGTGTCGTCACGCCGACGAGCAAGTTCGAGGTGCCTGACGCGTACGTGACGTCGAACAACCAGACGATCCGCGACTCCCACGAGCACCCCGTCCAGAAGATGACGGTCGCGGGCATCTTCGCCGAGTCGTCCAACACGGGCACCGTGCAGATCGGCGAGAAGATCCCGAAGCAGGTGCGCTACGACTACCTGTCGAAGTTCGGCTTCGGCAAGCGCACGGGCGTGGGCCTGCCGGGCGAGTCGCCCGGCATCCTGCACCCCGTCGAGAAGTGGGACGGCCGCACCCAGTGGAACGTCCTGTTCGGACAGGGCGTCTCCGTGAACGCGATCCAGGCGAACGAGGTGTTCGCGACGATCGCGAACGGCGGCCTGCGTGCGCAGCCGCACATCGTCAAGGAGTACGTCGCGCCCGACGGGACGGTGACCCCGTACGAGGTCGACGAGCCGGTGCGCGTCGTCTCGGAGAAGACCGCCGACACCGTCCTCGCGATGATGGAGTCCGTCGTCTCGGACGGTACGGGCTCGCTCGCCGCGATCCCCGGCTACCGCGTCGCGGGCAAGACGGGAACCGCGCAGGCGGCCAACCCGCACACCGGGAAGCTCGACCACTTCGTCGCGTCGTTCAACGGCGTCGCCCCGGCGGACGACCCGCGCGTCGCGGTCTCCGTCGTCCTGTACTACCCGGAGCTCCAGTACGGAGGCGTCGTCGCGGCGCCCGTGTTCTCGGACGTGACGGCCTTCGCGCTTCAGCACCTCGGCGTCGAGCCGAACGACTCGAAGCCGAAGACGTTCCCGCTCGAGTGGTGA